A region from the Paenarthrobacter aurescens genome encodes:
- a CDS encoding DUF948 domain-containing protein, producing MSGGDIAGLIAAGVFALLVLLLAVPILKLGGVFDEVRTSIRSISDGATPLMDEVTATVTTTNQQLKKVDGIASNVSDASANISALSSLVAATVGSPLIKVAAFSYGVRSAFAGRRTPSSGRRSR from the coding sequence ATGTCTGGTGGCGACATCGCCGGCCTCATCGCAGCAGGAGTCTTTGCACTCCTGGTCTTGCTTTTGGCCGTGCCCATTTTGAAGCTGGGTGGCGTTTTTGACGAAGTACGGACCTCCATCCGTTCCATCAGCGACGGCGCCACGCCCTTGATGGATGAAGTGACTGCAACAGTCACCACCACCAACCAGCAGCTGAAGAAGGTTGATGGCATTGCCTCCAACGTCTCCGACGCCTCGGCCAACATCTCCGCGTTGTCCTCGCTCGTTGCCGCCACGGTGGGCTCGCCGCTGATCAAGGTGGCCGCGTTCAGCTATGGCGTCCGTTCGGCGTTTGCCGGACGCCGCACGCCTTCTTCCGGCCGCCGCAGCCGCTGA
- the ruvX gene encoding Holliday junction resolvase RuvX, which yields MNSGIDSGVYPRGIKLGVDVGTVRVGLAICDPDGILATPFKTVLRDNKKNADVRVVAKHVAELAAVQIFVGLPRTMKGEERASAQMAMDYADLLTSELQRAGLDVPVNLIDERLSTVTAHRNLHQAGMSSKNHRKVVDQVAAAEILQHAIDMQKARGTDVGRRVQTPVQSEKPSSAPTLRADSGSETDSSKRGLQL from the coding sequence GTGAATTCAGGTATTGACAGTGGCGTCTACCCCCGCGGCATCAAGCTGGGGGTAGACGTCGGTACCGTTCGGGTGGGTCTGGCCATCTGCGATCCGGACGGGATCCTGGCTACGCCGTTCAAGACGGTGTTGCGGGACAACAAGAAAAACGCCGATGTCCGGGTGGTGGCCAAGCATGTTGCAGAACTTGCGGCAGTGCAGATATTTGTTGGTCTTCCCCGCACCATGAAAGGTGAGGAACGGGCATCGGCGCAAATGGCCATGGACTATGCGGACCTTCTGACCAGCGAGCTTCAACGGGCCGGTTTGGACGTCCCCGTAAACCTCATCGATGAGCGGCTTTCGACCGTTACGGCACACCGCAACCTGCACCAAGCTGGCATGAGCAGCAAGAACCACCGTAAAGTGGTTGATCAGGTTGCCGCTGCTGAAATACTGCAGCACGCAATCGACATGCAGAAAGCCAGAGGAACGGACGTTGGCCGCCGAGTGCAAACACCGGTGCAGTCCGAAAAACCCAGCAGTGCCCCAACGCTGCGGGCTGACTCCGGCAGTGAAACCGATTCTTCTAAGAGGGGACTGCAATTGTGA
- a CDS encoding replication-associated recombination protein A, which yields MEDLFGAGAVDDDESEDLRASPPSLRGPSDAHWIASQRSPLAVRMRPRSLDEVVGQQHLLGQGSPLRQLAAGAEAAGPAGPSSVILWGPPGTGKTTLAHVIARGPGRKFVELSAITAGVKDVRRVMDEALTARDLYKKTTVLFLDEIHRFNKAQQDALLPGVENRWVVLVAATTENPSFSVVSPLLSRSLLLTLKPLTDDDISGLLQRAVADARGLAGRVELSPEALDHLVRLSGGDARRALTALEAAAGVAFGDLAAVENSDAGSDAGSDTSVQAEDSDTNDAEPGLAHSNPPEAPVLVELRQTERALDAAAVRYDRAGDQHYDVASAFIKSIRGSDVDAALHYLARMLEAGEDPRFVARRIVISAAEDIGMADPTALQTAVAAAQAVQLIGMPEGRIVLAEAVVHLATAPKSNAAYMGLNKAVADVRAGFGGGIPMHLRDAHYPGAKQLGHGKSYKYAHDEPHGVATQQYPPDDLVGKDYYEPTNNGAERDIAARLERLRKIVRGQ from the coding sequence GTGGAAGATCTCTTTGGTGCCGGTGCAGTTGATGACGATGAGTCCGAGGACCTGCGCGCGTCGCCGCCTTCCCTCCGGGGGCCGTCCGATGCTCACTGGATAGCTTCCCAGCGGAGCCCGCTCGCTGTGAGAATGCGCCCCCGGTCCTTGGACGAGGTGGTGGGGCAGCAGCACCTGCTGGGGCAGGGTTCTCCGTTGCGGCAATTGGCTGCCGGTGCTGAGGCCGCCGGGCCTGCAGGACCGAGCTCGGTGATCCTTTGGGGGCCGCCAGGCACCGGAAAGACCACGCTGGCCCATGTGATTGCCCGCGGACCTGGACGGAAATTCGTTGAATTGTCTGCCATCACCGCCGGCGTCAAGGATGTTCGTCGCGTCATGGACGAGGCTTTGACAGCCCGCGATCTATACAAGAAGACCACCGTTCTTTTCCTCGACGAGATCCATCGTTTCAACAAGGCCCAACAGGATGCCCTGCTCCCTGGAGTGGAAAACCGTTGGGTGGTGCTTGTAGCTGCTACCACGGAGAACCCTTCCTTCTCTGTGGTCTCGCCCCTGCTGTCCCGCTCGCTCCTGCTCACCCTGAAGCCCCTCACTGATGATGACATTTCGGGTCTGTTGCAGCGTGCAGTGGCCGACGCGCGGGGCCTTGCCGGTCGAGTTGAGTTGAGCCCTGAGGCGTTGGACCATTTGGTTCGGCTATCAGGCGGTGACGCCCGGAGGGCGTTGACAGCATTGGAAGCCGCCGCCGGCGTCGCGTTCGGTGACCTTGCCGCCGTCGAAAACTCCGACGCCGGTTCAGACGCCGGTTCAGACACCTCAGTGCAAGCTGAAGACAGTGACACCAACGACGCCGAACCCGGCCTTGCGCACAGCAACCCACCTGAGGCGCCGGTACTGGTGGAACTGCGCCAAACCGAGCGTGCCCTGGATGCTGCGGCCGTCCGTTACGACCGCGCCGGAGACCAGCACTATGACGTGGCCAGTGCGTTCATCAAGTCCATCCGTGGCTCTGACGTCGACGCCGCTCTGCATTATTTGGCGAGAATGCTTGAAGCCGGTGAGGACCCACGGTTTGTTGCGCGCAGGATTGTCATCTCCGCTGCTGAGGACATTGGAATGGCCGATCCCACAGCGCTTCAAACCGCGGTGGCCGCAGCGCAGGCGGTGCAACTGATCGGCATGCCGGAAGGGCGTATTGTGCTTGCCGAGGCTGTGGTCCACCTTGCCACCGCACCGAAGTCCAATGCGGCCTACATGGGTTTGAACAAGGCTGTTGCAGATGTTCGCGCCGGGTTTGGAGGCGGCATTCCCATGCACCTGCGTGATGCCCACTACCCGGGCGCCAAGCAACTGGGCCACGGGAAAAGCTACAAGTACGCCCATGATGAACCGCACGGGGTGGCAACCCAGCAGTATCCGCCCGATGACCTGGTGGGCAAGGACTACTACGAGCCCACCAATAACGGAGCTGAGCGTGATATCGCCGCCAGGTTGGAACGGCTTCGCAAGATCGTGCGTGGTCAGTAG
- a CDS encoding shikimate dehydrogenase gives MSRRAAVLGHPISHSKSPALHSAAYAKLGVDIHYTAIDVTVERLPAFMDSLRGQDAWCGLSVTMPLKSAMVKEVDDVRGAGAHLGVINTVVFEHDGGQVRRVGYNTDVAGIVEAVKYAGVVAAPHAAILGGGGTSAAAVAAAKELGASHVDVFVRDAGRAGDAQAAAAAVGITLAIRPLADAAAAVAGTDLVISTFPPRAADSLAEELAALPGTGAGVLLDVAYDPWPSRLAEVWHGHGGAVVPGLEMLMYQAAEQIRRFSGCDVDAAVIDVMCDSVGLPRRVF, from the coding sequence GTGAGTCGTCGTGCCGCAGTCCTTGGGCACCCGATTTCACATTCGAAATCACCGGCACTGCACTCCGCTGCATACGCCAAGTTGGGTGTGGACATCCACTACACAGCGATCGATGTCACGGTGGAGCGGCTTCCCGCTTTCATGGACTCGCTGCGGGGTCAGGATGCCTGGTGCGGCCTTTCGGTGACCATGCCGTTGAAGTCGGCCATGGTTAAGGAAGTCGATGACGTACGTGGGGCAGGTGCCCACCTTGGCGTGATCAACACGGTGGTGTTCGAGCACGACGGCGGGCAGGTTCGTCGGGTGGGCTACAACACCGATGTGGCCGGCATTGTGGAGGCAGTTAAGTACGCGGGTGTGGTTGCTGCACCCCACGCGGCGATACTCGGTGGAGGCGGTACCTCAGCTGCGGCCGTCGCGGCCGCCAAAGAACTCGGCGCAAGCCATGTGGACGTTTTCGTTCGGGACGCCGGCCGTGCCGGTGATGCGCAAGCCGCTGCGGCCGCCGTCGGAATAACTCTCGCCATCCGCCCTCTGGCCGATGCAGCAGCCGCTGTGGCCGGGACCGACTTGGTCATTTCCACGTTCCCACCCCGTGCCGCTGATTCTTTGGCGGAGGAACTTGCAGCTCTGCCCGGTACCGGGGCTGGTGTCCTGTTGGATGTCGCCTACGATCCTTGGCCGAGCCGTCTGGCGGAGGTCTGGCATGGGCATGGGGGAGCGGTAGTCCCGGGCCTGGAGATGCTGATGTACCAGGCGGCCGAGCAGATCAGGCGCTTTAGCGGCTGTGATGTCGACGCCGCCGTCATAGATGTGATGTGCGACTCAGTCGGGCTTCCCCGGCGAGTGTTCTAG
- a CDS encoding GNAT family N-acetyltransferase, which translates to MLEQAFLESLMDKAWPGLEREVLNLEDPEQDTAGEWVLRASSGVTQRANSVWPRNIAGGTVTSRCIASAVRAAGQWYRLRRLPLIFQVFDDPGTSMLNAVLDQQRFTRQSATKIMIRGVEGLPVRTPGRNVELSREPSGEWLRLWWSVDGRGGEAELEVAQKVLTACPALYAMVRNDDGVPAAVGRLALVDGWGGIYSMATSAAHRRRGYGTEVLAALMKAGTEHGLEGFWLLVTEANRGAQSLYAQAGFNHYGSYLYRQAPLQRTPSGC; encoded by the coding sequence ATGCTGGAGCAGGCATTCCTGGAATCGCTCATGGACAAGGCCTGGCCCGGGCTGGAACGCGAAGTCCTGAATCTTGAGGATCCTGAACAGGACACAGCAGGGGAGTGGGTTCTGCGTGCTTCCTCCGGTGTGACCCAGAGGGCTAACTCCGTCTGGCCGCGGAACATTGCCGGCGGGACGGTCACAAGCCGCTGCATCGCCAGTGCCGTTCGTGCAGCCGGGCAGTGGTACCGGCTTCGCCGGCTTCCGTTGATCTTCCAGGTCTTTGACGACCCCGGCACTTCCATGCTGAATGCAGTCCTTGACCAACAGCGTTTTACGCGGCAGTCGGCAACAAAGATCATGATCCGTGGCGTGGAGGGGTTGCCGGTCAGAACCCCGGGCCGGAATGTTGAGCTTTCCAGGGAACCTTCCGGGGAATGGCTGCGGCTGTGGTGGTCGGTGGATGGCCGCGGCGGTGAGGCTGAACTCGAAGTTGCCCAAAAGGTCCTTACCGCTTGCCCTGCGCTGTACGCAATGGTGAGGAACGACGACGGCGTCCCCGCCGCCGTCGGACGTCTTGCCTTGGTGGATGGCTGGGGCGGTATCTACAGCATGGCCACGTCCGCAGCGCACCGGAGGCGTGGGTACGGGACGGAGGTCCTGGCCGCACTGATGAAAGCCGGAACCGAACATGGTCTTGAAGGATTTTGGCTGCTGGTCACAGAGGCCAATCGCGGAGCGCAGTCACTCTACGCCCAAGCCGGGTTCAACCACTACGGCAGCTACCTGTACCGCCAGGCACCTCTGCAGCGCACTCCCAGCGGCTGCTAG
- a CDS encoding Vms1/Ankzf1 family peptidyl-tRNA hydrolase, which yields MDRRASAPHQSHGSRTALVPGARLQGWVDRFAASHGPVAEDLADGGVLLRAADGATALMKAPWPADGRPGRGATEVDRLASLATQERGLGLLLVRKGGYAVAAASGATILASKSGNRFLDAKATAEHAARIFNDHHIEYIVPGGDRVLVEQVLAQPPLRAFAGRARLAFLDVQAPKTAALARAAAEACAVRITVTDPPD from the coding sequence GTGGATCGCCGGGCATCTGCCCCTCATCAGAGTCATGGCAGCCGGACCGCTTTGGTGCCCGGGGCCAGGTTGCAAGGTTGGGTGGACCGGTTCGCGGCGAGCCACGGGCCGGTTGCCGAAGACCTCGCCGACGGCGGGGTTCTTTTGAGGGCAGCCGACGGCGCTACTGCCCTCATGAAAGCCCCATGGCCGGCCGACGGACGTCCGGGCCGGGGAGCAACTGAAGTGGACCGATTGGCTTCGCTGGCAACCCAGGAGCGGGGGCTTGGCCTCCTGCTGGTTCGCAAGGGCGGATATGCCGTAGCCGCTGCAAGCGGGGCTACCATCCTGGCCTCAAAGAGCGGCAATCGATTCCTGGATGCCAAGGCCACGGCAGAGCACGCGGCCCGGATTTTCAATGACCACCACATTGAGTACATCGTCCCCGGCGGCGACCGCGTACTGGTGGAACAGGTTCTTGCCCAACCACCGCTCAGGGCCTTTGCGGGCCGGGCACGCCTTGCCTTCCTGGACGTTCAAGCCCCAAAAACTGCGGCGCTTGCCAGGGCAGCTGCCGAGGCTTGCGCCGTACGCATCACGGTCACTGACCCGCCTGATTAG
- the alaS gene encoding alanine--tRNA ligase: protein MKSQEITKRWVDFFVNKGHTAVPSASLVSSDPSLLFTVAGMVPFIPYLTAREEPPYSRATSVQKCIRTGDIEEVGKTARHGTFFQMCGNFSFGDYFKEDAIKFAFELLTTSVDDGGYGLPAERLWVTVYEEDDEAKELWLKNTGIPAERIQRMGKADNYWSTGQPGPAGPCSEIYYDRGPAYGIEGGPLADETRYIEIWNLVFMQYQIENVRSKVDFDIVGELPQKNIDTGLGMERLAMILQGVENMYETDQVRPVIDKAAELSGREYTSAESPDDPHHTDDVRMRVVGDHIRSALMLIADGVAPSNEGRGYVLRRLIRRAVRAMRLLGVEKACLPELLPASRDAMKGVYPVVETDFARISRIAYAEEKAFLRTIASGTARLEDAVAESKAAGVPLSGADAFALHDTYGFPIDLTLEMAEEAGLKVDEAGFRALMLEQRQRAQADAKGKKGGHADLSAYQELLGKGETIFTGYDELEGEAKVRGIVSAGRAVAHASTGEEIELVLNETPFYAEAGGQSADTGLITGDGFVVEVLDVQRPIKGLSVHKAIVREGEIASDALVRAAVDRERRHAAEQAHTGTHIVHAALHQILGPEATQRGSYNKAGYLRFDFAWGEGLSTATRSEIEEVSNIAIRNNFRVDTKVMGLAEAKALGAMALFGENYGSEVRVVEIDGAWSRELCGGTHVANTSLIGSLSLLGEQSVGSGNRRVEAFVGLDAFRHLAAERALVSELTDLLKVPSGQLADRISSTLNKLKATEKELDRLRKEQLAAAAASLVGTARDASGVRVVAHDAGQVGGADDLRNLALDLRNRLGSEASTVAVAGVSNDRPVILIATNEAAREAGVKSGVLVRLAAGILGGGGGGKDDVAQGGGTDAGKVSEALTAVVDAIAKR from the coding sequence ATGAAGTCGCAGGAGATCACCAAGCGCTGGGTGGACTTTTTTGTCAACAAGGGCCACACCGCCGTTCCCTCCGCGTCGCTCGTTTCCAGCGACCCGTCACTTCTCTTCACTGTGGCCGGAATGGTGCCGTTCATTCCCTACCTGACCGCGCGCGAAGAGCCTCCCTACAGCCGGGCCACGAGCGTCCAGAAGTGCATCCGCACCGGCGATATTGAAGAAGTAGGCAAGACTGCCCGCCACGGCACGTTCTTTCAGATGTGCGGCAACTTTTCCTTTGGAGACTACTTCAAGGAAGACGCCATCAAGTTTGCTTTCGAGCTGCTCACCACCAGTGTGGACGACGGCGGCTACGGACTCCCGGCCGAGCGCCTCTGGGTGACGGTTTACGAGGAAGACGACGAAGCCAAAGAGCTGTGGCTCAAGAACACCGGTATTCCCGCTGAACGAATCCAGCGGATGGGCAAGGCTGACAACTACTGGTCCACCGGCCAGCCCGGTCCGGCGGGTCCCTGCTCCGAGATCTACTACGATCGCGGCCCTGCGTACGGCATTGAAGGCGGCCCGCTGGCCGACGAAACGCGTTACATCGAAATCTGGAACCTTGTGTTCATGCAGTACCAGATCGAGAACGTCCGGTCCAAGGTGGACTTTGACATCGTGGGTGAGCTGCCGCAGAAGAACATCGACACCGGCCTGGGTATGGAACGTCTTGCGATGATCCTCCAGGGCGTTGAGAACATGTATGAGACCGATCAGGTCCGTCCTGTGATCGATAAGGCCGCTGAACTGTCCGGACGCGAGTACACCTCGGCTGAATCCCCGGACGATCCTCACCACACGGACGATGTCCGCATGCGTGTTGTGGGTGACCACATCCGCTCGGCTTTGATGCTGATTGCCGATGGCGTTGCTCCGTCCAATGAAGGCCGCGGCTATGTGCTGCGCCGGCTCATCCGACGCGCTGTTCGCGCCATGCGCCTGCTGGGCGTCGAAAAGGCCTGCCTGCCTGAGCTGCTTCCTGCCTCCCGGGACGCCATGAAGGGCGTTTACCCGGTAGTGGAAACCGATTTTGCCCGCATCAGCCGTATCGCCTACGCCGAAGAAAAAGCGTTCCTGCGCACTATCGCCTCCGGTACGGCCCGCTTGGAAGACGCAGTGGCTGAGTCCAAGGCTGCCGGTGTTCCCCTTTCGGGTGCGGACGCTTTTGCCCTGCATGACACGTACGGCTTCCCGATCGACCTCACCCTGGAAATGGCGGAAGAAGCCGGCCTGAAGGTAGATGAGGCAGGCTTCCGCGCCCTCATGCTGGAGCAGCGGCAGCGTGCCCAGGCCGATGCCAAGGGCAAGAAGGGCGGCCATGCGGACCTCAGCGCCTACCAGGAGCTCCTGGGCAAGGGCGAGACAATCTTCACCGGTTATGACGAGCTTGAGGGCGAAGCGAAGGTCCGCGGCATTGTCAGCGCCGGCCGGGCCGTAGCCCATGCTTCCACCGGCGAAGAGATTGAGTTGGTCCTCAACGAAACGCCGTTCTATGCAGAAGCCGGCGGCCAGTCAGCTGACACCGGCCTCATCACCGGCGACGGCTTCGTCGTGGAGGTCCTGGACGTCCAGCGGCCCATCAAGGGCCTCAGCGTCCACAAGGCGATTGTCCGTGAAGGTGAGATTGCCTCCGACGCCCTGGTGCGCGCCGCCGTCGACCGCGAACGTCGCCATGCCGCGGAGCAGGCCCACACCGGCACGCACATTGTGCACGCCGCCCTGCACCAGATCCTGGGCCCGGAAGCTACCCAGCGCGGTTCCTACAACAAGGCCGGCTACCTCCGCTTTGACTTCGCCTGGGGCGAGGGCTTGAGCACAGCCACGCGCTCTGAAATCGAAGAGGTCTCCAACATCGCCATCCGGAACAACTTCCGCGTGGATACCAAGGTGATGGGGCTCGCTGAGGCCAAAGCGCTGGGCGCCATGGCTCTCTTCGGGGAGAACTACGGCAGCGAAGTGCGCGTGGTAGAGATCGACGGCGCATGGTCCCGTGAACTCTGTGGTGGCACACACGTAGCCAACACCTCCCTGATCGGCAGCCTCTCCTTGTTGGGCGAGCAGTCTGTTGGCTCGGGGAACCGCCGCGTTGAGGCCTTTGTAGGCTTGGATGCGTTCCGTCACCTGGCAGCTGAACGGGCCCTTGTCTCGGAGCTTACGGATCTTTTGAAGGTTCCTTCCGGACAACTTGCCGACCGCATCTCCAGCACCCTGAACAAGCTCAAGGCCACGGAGAAGGAGCTTGACCGGCTCCGTAAAGAGCAGCTCGCTGCAGCGGCTGCCAGCCTGGTGGGTACTGCCAGGGATGCTTCCGGTGTTCGGGTAGTTGCCCACGACGCCGGTCAGGTGGGCGGCGCTGATGACTTGCGCAACCTTGCCCTTGATCTCCGCAACCGCTTGGGATCGGAGGCATCCACCGTGGCTGTTGCCGGCGTCAGCAATGACCGTCCCGTCATCCTCATTGCCACCAACGAGGCCGCCCGCGAAGCAGGCGTGAAGTCTGGAGTCCTGGTGCGTCTGGCCGCAGGAATCCTAGGCGGGGGCGGTGGCGGCAAGGACGACGTCGCCCAGGGCGGCGGCACCGACGCTGGGAAGGTCTCTGAGGCCCTCACAGCGGTGGTGGATGCGATAGCCAAGCGCTGA
- the mltG gene encoding endolytic transglycosylase MltG, giving the protein MSPVNNDPSSGTAGGGMSLTRKELRARERFLATQNHNVVPVPEATPGEAAPSSDSEPELPRPVPAVQPAAAAPKPAPPVTPPAPAAPPAPVEPPKTAEPTTPAEPATPVEAATPVEAPAPVEHPAVDHPAPIEHAEVEHGNTPDDQLHHADVHHADLHHADLHHGDVEHELAVAGHPEAHAEVHEYVEHDSHHPLDAHDEHHHDEHHEALHGDLHPHDALLTPASSPASKAAAKRARRRRRVLALLITLGVFVAAIAIGAQFLKPLLGMDKVTDYPGPGSGSVTITVPEGSGPKAVANELVANRVVADSDTFVKEFLSEGGELSPGSFTFRTEMKNADAVAVLVNKDASRVMYFALSAGLRINESLEAISKGSGIPMQELSALNQAPGQFGVPAKAKNLEGFLAPGEYRFELGTSAKDIIQKLVTTTLDELKAQGVTDPAKQYDTVTIASIVQAEGGQADYGNVAGAIYNRLKPNNVETSGLIQSDATVTYGLGKKSFHLTEEEKADKSNAYNTYANVGLPVGPIGSPGKTAIDAAAKPTQNDYLYWVTINLDTKETKFSKTLAEHNTYVEQYNAWCQANAGRCV; this is encoded by the coding sequence GTGAGCCCGGTCAACAACGACCCCTCAAGCGGTACCGCCGGCGGCGGTATGTCGCTCACCCGTAAAGAGCTGCGGGCGCGTGAACGATTCCTCGCCACGCAGAACCACAACGTGGTTCCCGTTCCCGAAGCCACCCCGGGGGAGGCCGCTCCTTCATCGGACAGTGAGCCGGAATTGCCCCGCCCTGTCCCGGCGGTTCAACCTGCTGCCGCAGCTCCCAAACCCGCCCCACCCGTTACGCCTCCAGCACCCGCGGCACCCCCTGCACCGGTAGAACCGCCCAAGACAGCGGAACCCACAACGCCGGCGGAACCCGCAACACCGGTGGAAGCCGCAACACCGGTCGAAGCCCCGGCACCGGTTGAACACCCTGCCGTTGACCACCCGGCACCGATTGAGCACGCCGAGGTTGAGCACGGAAATACTCCCGATGACCAACTGCACCACGCTGATGTCCACCATGCTGATCTGCACCACGCTGATCTACACCACGGTGACGTCGAGCACGAACTGGCTGTGGCAGGGCATCCGGAGGCGCACGCGGAAGTCCACGAGTACGTAGAGCACGACTCCCACCACCCGCTGGACGCCCATGACGAACACCACCATGACGAACACCATGAGGCTCTGCACGGCGACCTGCACCCGCACGACGCCCTTCTTACCCCGGCAAGCAGTCCGGCGTCGAAGGCTGCCGCAAAGAGGGCGCGTCGCCGTCGTCGTGTCCTGGCTCTTCTGATTACGCTGGGCGTTTTCGTTGCTGCCATCGCCATTGGTGCGCAGTTTCTGAAGCCCTTGCTGGGCATGGACAAGGTTACTGACTACCCGGGTCCGGGTAGCGGATCGGTGACCATCACGGTGCCGGAGGGCTCCGGTCCCAAGGCGGTAGCCAACGAGCTCGTTGCCAACCGTGTGGTGGCCGATTCCGATACTTTCGTCAAGGAGTTCCTCAGCGAAGGTGGCGAGTTGTCGCCCGGCTCCTTCACTTTCCGCACCGAGATGAAGAATGCCGATGCTGTGGCAGTCCTTGTGAACAAGGACGCATCCAGGGTGATGTACTTTGCTCTGAGCGCAGGGTTGCGTATCAACGAATCGCTGGAGGCCATCTCCAAGGGTTCGGGTATTCCCATGCAGGAGCTGAGCGCCCTGAACCAGGCGCCAGGTCAGTTCGGGGTTCCGGCCAAGGCCAAGAACCTTGAAGGCTTCCTGGCACCGGGTGAGTACCGGTTTGAGCTCGGGACATCGGCCAAGGACATCATCCAGAAGCTGGTGACCACCACACTGGACGAGCTCAAGGCCCAGGGAGTTACCGATCCTGCAAAGCAGTACGACACCGTCACCATCGCCAGCATTGTTCAGGCCGAGGGCGGGCAGGCGGACTACGGCAATGTGGCTGGAGCAATCTACAACCGGCTCAAGCCCAACAACGTTGAGACCAGTGGACTCATCCAGTCCGACGCCACGGTGACGTATGGCCTGGGCAAGAAGTCCTTCCACCTCACTGAGGAAGAAAAGGCAGATAAGTCCAACGCCTACAACACCTACGCCAACGTTGGCCTGCCGGTGGGTCCCATTGGTTCCCCGGGTAAGACGGCCATTGATGCTGCAGCCAAACCCACTCAGAACGACTACCTCTACTGGGTGACCATCAACCTCGATACCAAGGAGACCAAATTCTCCAAGACGTTGGCTGAGCACAACACCTACGTTGAGCAGTACAACGCCTGGTGCCAAGCCAACGCGGGACGGTGTGTGTGA
- the rpsD gene encoding 30S ribosomal protein S4 yields MANNTRARRTARLSRALGIALTPKAAKYMERRPYGPGEHGRARKKQDSDYAVRLREKQRLRAQYGIREAQMTRAFEEARRTKGLTGENLVELLEMRLDALVLRAGFARTIAQARQLVVHRHIMVDGIRVDRPSFRVGEGQLIHVHSRSEVMPPFQVAAAGAHVLNNVPPYLDVKIDALQARLVRRPKRSEVPVICEEQLVVEFYAR; encoded by the coding sequence GTGGCTAACAACACTCGTGCTCGCCGTACCGCACGCCTTTCGCGTGCACTCGGCATTGCTCTGACCCCCAAGGCCGCCAAGTACATGGAGCGCCGTCCGTACGGCCCCGGCGAGCATGGCCGTGCCCGCAAGAAGCAGGACTCCGACTACGCTGTACGTCTGCGCGAAAAGCAGCGTCTGCGCGCTCAGTACGGCATCCGCGAAGCACAGATGACCCGTGCCTTCGAAGAAGCACGCCGCACCAAGGGCCTCACCGGTGAAAACCTGGTTGAGCTCCTCGAAATGCGTCTGGACGCCCTGGTGCTCCGTGCAGGCTTTGCCCGCACCATTGCACAGGCACGCCAGTTGGTTGTGCACCGCCACATCATGGTTGACGGCATCCGCGTGGACCGCCCGTCCTTCCGCGTTGGTGAAGGCCAGCTCATCCACGTTCACAGCCGCTCCGAGGTTATGCCCCCGTTCCAGGTGGCAGCCGCTGGTGCACACGTTCTGAACAACGTGCCGCCGTACCTGGACGTCAAGATTGACGCCCTGCAGGCCCGCCTGGTTCGTCGCCCGAAGCGCTCCGAGGTCCCCGTGATCTGCGAAGAGCAGCTCGTCGTCGAATTCTACGCACGCTAA